The Changchengzhania lutea genomic sequence TTCTCATCCAGCAAAAAATCTGTCTCATTAATATCTAAGTCTTTCACGGTACGTTCTACACGATTGCTCATATCATTTAACATAGAGACCATGATGCCTATTTGAGGGGTAAAACCTTCTTCCGAATTAATAAGCATTTGCGCATTTGATGTAAATGCACTTAAAACACAAACGAGTATTATGGATACTAATTTCATAAGTTATTTTTTAGGTGGATACTTTGACAACACTTTTTCTATAATAGCATTAAATCGTACTTCTCTATTTTCGGGTGAGGCGTTCGGACTGATACTGGTTTCAATTATGGACTGCCAAAAGAGGCCTTTATTATTTTCGTCCACAAAATCAATTATAATCTGTCGATCAATGTTGGCCTGTCCAACAGGTATGCCAACCGAAATACCACCACCTACATTTCTACCGCCTCCACCTACGCCAACACCTACGGTATTTCGCTGTACTTGTTGGAATTCACTACTCTTAATATCAATAAAAAAGTCTGGCGTATTAGACAGTTGGAAACCGCGTATTGTCATTTTCGAATCTATGGCATTCAGTAAGCGCTTAGTATCTAAAGGACTTAAACCAGGAGTCATATCACTATAGTAATTATAGGTTTTATAACTGCTAAAATCGGTGGTTTTATCATAATCATAATTCACGCGTATGGGTGCACAAGCAACGATAAGTAGTACTAAAATGAGGGCATTAAAAAATTTCATAGCATTATTTTTCCTAAAGTTAATTAAAAATTATGATATGTGTAAATGATAATAATCATCAAATAATTTTCAAATTCAAATTAATATTTAGATATTTGCCTAAATACCTAATAGATGAACTATGTATTCAAAGCATTAAATGATGACACACGCCGACAAATATTAGAGCTACTTAAAGCCAAGGATATGAACGCAGGTGAAATAGCTGATGCCTTTAATATTTCGAAACCCAGTATTTCGCATCATTTAGATATTTTAAAACGCGCCGATTTAGTGTCTAGCGAAAAACAAGGTCAGTTTATCACCTATTCACTAAACACCACCATTTTGGAAGATGTTTTGCAATGGATTATCACTTTAAAGAAATAAATAAGATCTCACTAAAAAAAGAAATTCCTATTTTAATAATTGTCCTTATTCCCTTCATTTATTTGTTTATGATTTGGGATAGTCTCCCCGAAACCGTTCCTACGCATTGGAACTATAAAGGTGAAATTGACGACTGGGGTCACAAAAGCACAACCATATTCATTACATTTTTACTATCAGGACTTACTTATTTACTCTTTACCATAATTCCCATGATTGATCCGAAGAAAAAAATCAAACTTATGGGAAATAAGTATGATAACTTAAAGTTTTTAATGACGCTTTTTATGTCTGCTCTAGCCATCTTTTTGTTGTATAGTATTAAAGAACAATCCTTAACAAATCCAGCATTTCTAATCGCTGCCATCGGGTTGCTATATATCCTTTTAGGAAATTATATAAAAACCATTAAAGCCAATTATTTTATTGGCATTAGAACCCCGTGGACTTTAGAACATGAATCCGTTTGGAAAAGCACCCACCTTTTAGCAGGTAAACTTTGGTTTATTGGCGGACTTGCCATCGTAATAACAGCCCTATTGACAGACCGGGATTTCTACACGATATTCTTTATTGTGATTACCATTATCATCAGCCTTATTCCTGTTATATATTCGTTTATAGCATACAGAAAACTTAAAATTGAAGACTAATTAGAAATACAATCACTATGAAATCTTACTTACTTATCATATTTACAGCACTACTTTCATTACATACGATAGCGCAAAGCGAAAGACCTCAAACCCCTCAAGAACCTTTCGATTATACCATTGAAGATGTGACTTTTATTAATGCCGTGGCTGATAATATAAAATTAGCAGGAACACTCACTATTCCAAATACCAATAAAAAGGCTCCGGTTGCCATCTTAATCAGTGGTTCTGGACCACAGAATAGAAATGAAGACATAGCAAACCATCAACCCTTTTGGGTGATTGCAGATTATCTCACCAATCATGGTATTGCCGTTTTAAGATATGATGATCGCGGTACTGAACAATCTGAAGGTGATTTCAACACGGCAACCTCTTTTGACTTTGCGACCGATGTAGAAGCTGCTATAGCCTATTTAAAAACAAGAGACGATATAAACAGCAATCAAATTGGTTTAATTGGTCACAGTGAAGGTGGTTTTATTGCACCTGTTGTAGCCTCTAAAAATAAAGACGTTGCATTTATTGTATCATTAGCCGGGACCGGCGTTACTGGAGAGAACGTTATTCTTTCTCAAAGTAGAGCTATAGGAAAAGTTAGTGGTGCCGCAGAAGAAACGCTT encodes the following:
- a CDS encoding autorepressor SdpR family transcription factor, producing the protein MNYVFKALNDDTRRQILELLKAKDMNAGEIADAFNISKPSISHHLDILKRADLVSSEKQGQFITYSLNTTILEDVLQWIITLKK
- a CDS encoding SdpI family protein, with protein sequence MIWDSLPETVPTHWNYKGEIDDWGHKSTTIFITFLLSGLTYLLFTIIPMIDPKKKIKLMGNKYDNLKFLMTLFMSALAIFLLYSIKEQSLTNPAFLIAAIGLLYILLGNYIKTIKANYFIGIRTPWTLEHESVWKSTHLLAGKLWFIGGLAIVITALLTDRDFYTIFFIVITIIISLIPVIYSFIAYRKLKIED
- a CDS encoding DUF4136 domain-containing protein codes for the protein MKFFNALILVLLIVACAPIRVNYDYDKTTDFSSYKTYNYYSDMTPGLSPLDTKRLLNAIDSKMTIRGFQLSNTPDFFIDIKSSEFQQVQRNTVGVGVGGGGRNVGGGISVGIPVGQANIDRQIIIDFVDENNKGLFWQSIIETSISPNASPENREVRFNAIIEKVLSKYPPKK
- a CDS encoding alpha/beta fold hydrolase, translating into MKSYLLIIFTALLSLHTIAQSERPQTPQEPFDYTIEDVTFINAVADNIKLAGTLTIPNTNKKAPVAILISGSGPQNRNEDIANHQPFWVIADYLTNHGIAVLRYDDRGTEQSEGDFNTATSFDFATDVEAAIAYLKTRDDINSNQIGLIGHSEGGFIAPVVASKNKDVAFIVSLAGTGVTGENVILSQSRAIGKVSGAAEETLKFNDTLSKIVYHVIKTKKDVNTAQSRIKEQLQLYKTGLGTSPYTPFITDTLINQLANTAADKWLTTFIISDPAVYWSKTTCPVLALNGSKDLQVLPKLNLGGIESALKKVENKDITIKEIEGLNHLFQTSATGNPNEYGTLTETFSEEALEIIKDWILARF